The Canis aureus isolate CA01 chromosome 22, VMU_Caureus_v.1.0, whole genome shotgun sequence genome has a window encoding:
- the EPM2AIP1 gene encoding EPM2A-interacting protein 1, with protein sequence MWMTPKRSKMEVDESRVFRAEWTQRYLVVEPPEGEGALCLVCRRLVVATRERDVRRHYEAEHDYYERYVAEGERAALVERLRQGDLPVVAPLTPEERAARAGLGLARLLALKGRGWGEGDFVYQCMEVMLRDVLPDHVGVLDGVDLSPEVTRQRVLNINKNLRSQLFDRAKDFKAYSLALDDQAFVAYENYLLVFVRGVGQDLEVQEELLTIINLTRHFSVGALMAAILEALQTAGLSLQRMVGLTTTHTLRMIGENSGLVSYMREKAVSPNCWNVIHYSGFLHLELLSSYDVDVNQIINTISEWIVLIKTRGVRRPEFQALLTESESEHGERVNGRCLNNWLRRGKTLKLIFSLRKEIEAFLVSIGATTVHFTDKQWLCDFGFLVDIMDHLRELSELLRVSKVFAAAAFDHICTFEVKLNLLQRHIEEKNLTHFAAFREVVDELKQHLKEDQKIFDPDRYQVVICRLQKEFERHFKDLRFIKKDLELFANPFNFKPEYAPISVRVELTKLQANTNLWNEYRVKDLGQFYAGLSAESYPIIKGVACKVASLFDSNEICEKAFSYLTRNQHTLSQPLTDEHLHALFRIATTEIEPHWDDLVRGRNESNP encoded by the coding sequence ATGTGGATGACGCCCAAGAGGAGCAAGATGGAAGTCGACGAATCTCGCGTTTTCCGAGCCGAGTGGACCCAGCGCTACTTGGTGGTGGAGCccccggagggggagggggccctgtGCCTGGTCTGCCGCCGCCTGGTCGTGGCCACCCGCGAGCGCGACGTCCGGCGCCACTACGAGGCCGAGCACGACTACTACGAGCGGTATGTGGCGGAGGGCGAGCGCGCGGCGCTGGTGGAGCGTCTGCGGCAGGGCGACTTGCCGGTGGTCGCCCCGCTCACCCCCGAGGAGAGGGCTGCCCGCGCAGGCCTCGGGCTCGCCCGCCTCCTGGCCTTGAAGGGTCGCGGCTGGGGCGAAGGGGACTTCGTGTACCAGTGCATGGAAGTGATGCTGAGGGATGTCCTGCCCGATCACGTAGGCGTCCTGGATGGTGTGGACTTATCTCCGGAGGTCACGCGGCAGAGGGTCCTGAACATTAACAAGAACCTACGCAGCCAGCTCTTCGACAGAGCCAAGGACTTCAAGGCCTATTCCCTTGCCTTGGACGACCAGGCCTTTGTGGCCTACGAGAACTACCTGCTGGTCTTTGTCCGCGGCGTGGGCCAGGACTTGGAGGTGCAAGAGGAGCTTCTGACCATCATCAACCTGACTCGCCACTTCAGCGTTGGTGCCCTCATGGCGGCCATCCTTGAGGCCCTGCAGACCGCAGGGCTTAGCTTGCAGCGAATGGTTGGACTGACCACGACCCACACTCTGAGGATGATCGGTGAGAACTCGGGACTGGTGTCGTACATGAGGGAGAAGGCTGTAAGCCCCAACTGTTGGAATGTTATCCATTATTCAGGATTCCTGCACTTGGAACTGCTGAGCTCCTACGATGTAGACGTAAATCAGATCATAAATACTATCTCAGAATGGATAGTTTTGATTAAGACCAGAGGTGTTAGGCGCCCCGAATTTCAGGCTTTACTGACTGAATCTGAATCGGAGCATGGCGAAAGGGTTAATGGACGATGCCTGAACAATTGGCTTAGAAGGGGGAAAACTCTAAAACTAATATTTTCCCTGCGGAAAGAGATAGAAGCATTCTTGGTGTCAATAGGGGCAACGACAGTCCATTTCACAGACAAGCAGTGGCTTTGTGACTTCGGCTTCTTGGTGGATATTATGGACCACCTTCGAGAGCTCAGTGAGCTACTGAGAGTCAGTAAGGTCTTTGCTGCTGCTGCCTTTGACCATATCTGTACCTTTGAAGTGAAGCTGAATTTACTGCAGAGACatattgaggaaaaaaatctaacacaCTTTGCAGCCTTCAGAGAAGTTGTTGATGAGCTTAAACAGCATCTTAAAGAAGATCAAAAAATATTTGATCCTGATAGGTATCAAGTGGTGATCTGTCGTCTACAGAAAGAATTTGAGAGACATTTCAAGGACCTCAGATTCATTAAAAAGGACTTAGAACTGTTTGCAAATCCTTTTAACTTTAAACCTGAATATGCACCTATTTCGGTAAGGGTGGAGCTAACAAAACTTCAGGCGAATACTAACCTTTGGAATGAATACAGAGTCAAAGACTTGGGGCAGTTCTATGCTGGATTGTCTGCTGAATCTTACCCTATTATCAAAGGGGTTGCCTGTAAGGTGGCATCCTTGTTTGATAGTAATGAAATCTGCGAAAAGGCTTTTTCGTATTTGACTCGAAACCAACACACTTTGAGCCAGCCATTGACAGACGAGCATCTCCACGCCCTGTTTAGGATTGCCACAACTGAAATAGAGCCGCATTGGGATGACCTTGTGAGAGGAAGAAATGAATCCAATCCATAA